Part of the Candidatus Moraniibacteriota bacterium genome is shown below.
GGAAGGGTTTCGGCTCTTCCATTCCTCGACACCGTTCCTTCCCTCGGGGATTTATTTTCGAGGATTTGTCTACAGGCTGGCGGGGATGTGTCTCGTCTTTCAAAGTTTTACGAAAGGAGGTGGTGAGATGAGTGCTCGTGAAATAAGGCAGGCTATTCGTGGCGCAGTACTGTCGTCTGTGAATAGGATCAATTTATGTGGTGATCGCATATTTCAGATGAGTTGGGATAGCGACTCCGCAAATATTCTGAAATGCTTACTCAAAAATGATATCGTTAAGGAACGATACGTTCGTGAGCAACTGGACATTCGATTAAAAGCACTGGGTCGTTCCTGTTTTGAGCAATATAAGCGTGGCAAATACCCAGATCGTGTACTTTCGCCACAAGCTCTCGCATATGCGCTTCAGCATGGAGAATTCACTCCGGAAGAAAAAGCTGTCATACGGTTTAATCACGGTGATACAAAAGGGACATTTGTTCGAACATTTAATAGGGATGATCAGTTGCTCCAAAAGGTGTTTGACCAACTAATCTCTACGTAATTTTGAACAATTTCTAACTTCTTGTTAAAAGCGAATATTCTATCCAAAATAAGAATATTTGCTTTTTTCTTTCTCAAAATCTTTCCAAATCTTTACGGATGCACGACACAGAGGACTTCGTCGAGGGAATTTTCTTTGCTGTTTTCCCTTTATTGCGCTACAATCAAGCTATGCAGAACTGGTCAACCGATATCGCTGAACTCAAAAAAGATCCGGAGCAATACGCGCTGTGGCGTCTTGAGCATTTGGTGAATTTTGGTCTGGGCGGAGAACGAATCGATTAAAAAGAATTTCGGAAGTATTGGAGCAAAATGACTTTGGATCCGAACAAAAAAATTACCTCACTCTGCTTTTATGGCCGAAACAATCCTGAGCGAAAATCAAAGAAAAGTTTTGGAAGCAGTGAGTATGAATCCGATGGTGTGTGAAAACTTTCACTTGATTGAAGGATTATCAAGTAGTGAAGGCTTCTTCTTCAAGATATAAGGTATTCATTCTTGACGGAATACGAATTCCGCGTTATTGTGGAGTGTCGTTCTTTGAGGTCTTGGTAGGGAGTACATTAACAAAGCGGATGTATGGAACGATAGATGGTACTCCCTCGGGGATTTATTTTCGAGGATTTGTCTACAGGCTGGCGGGGATGTTTGCCTTTCTTAAAAATGTATTGGAGGATATTGAAATGAAAAGTCTGCATGACATGAATGGGCTGTCGAACAGATTGCGGAGGCGAAAAAATTGGATAGGGGTGTCTATGCGCGGTTTTTCGGGGCAGAGATCTGGGTGTTTTCTTGGGATACACCGAAAGATGTCGCTGATCGCATTTTCTCTGTATCACGAGAGAAGTCGGTGGAAGATCAATCGACCCATGAAGTGCGATTGAAAACTCGCTATGGGAGCTGAACTATTGCCCTTTTGGGCGGAGGTGATGTGATGAATAAAAATTGGGTTCCGGTGTGGACGCTTTTTCATGGGGATCAGCTGCGAAGACAGGAAAGTGAAATCGAGTATTCCGGGGAGAAGTGCTGGATAAAAGGTATAGGATCCTCGCAACATTTTTGGATTTGTATACCAAACAAGAAGCTTTTGCCTCATGCTCACATATTCCTGTTTCACGGAAGCTTTGTCCCATTTGGAATGAGTCCTCGGGTTAAGGAGTTGTCTTGGTGTTGGTGTAGCGACCTTGAGCAGAGGGATTTTCCGATTGTTCATAATGATGAAATGCTCTACAGTGCGACGACGAGTAAGCAAAGTGCATCTCCTTTAAATTTCAAGGGAGTTGATACACGCCTTTTTGGATTCAGTGGATTGAGAAGATTAAGTCATGAAAACGGAAGGCTTACGCATCAAAGTATGTACACACTTGCTCTGGCGATTCCAAGAGGTGATGAGTGTATGGTTATTCTCATGTTTCGAGAGCGATCGCTTCAGCCTATATATCGTATGGTTCGAAGTCTGCCGAAAGAGGTAATTGTTGAAACGGCAAGTAGCTATTGATGGATAAACGTCGGTCGCTACGTGCAAGTCTTGTTTAAATTCAAAAAGCCGACGCAGTGCGCCGGCTTCTAACTTTCTCAAAGTTCTCCATTTGTCATGGATGCACCACGCGCAACACTTCGTCGAGAGAGGTTTCGCCTTCGAGGGCTTGGAGGACGCCGTCCATGAGCATGGTGATCATGCCGTTTTGTATGGCTTTTTCTTCGAGTTCGATATTGAGGGCACCACTCATGATGAGATGCTGAATCTCTTTGTCGAGTTCTAACACTTCGCTCAAGACGAGGCGTTTTTTGTATCCGGTGCCGTTGCACTTTTCACAACTCCCAGCGACCCAGTGCTCGCTAGGGATTTCCGGCACGACAATCGCAGATTTCTCATTGAACATGCCGAGGACTTTTGAGACGGTTTCACGAATCTCCCCATCGAGAGGTGCCTTCTTCTTGCAGTCGCAGAGACGGCGGACGAGGCGCTGCGCCATGTAGGTGCCGCCGGCATTGACGATGTCGTCGGGGCGCACGCCCATGGAAATGAGGCGTGGGATGCTTCCGGCGGCGTTGTTGGTGTGGAGGGTGGCGATGACGAGGTGTCCTGTGAGCGCGGCCTGGAAGGCTATTTCGGCGGTTTCGTCGTCGCGGATTTCGCCAATCATGACGATGTTGGGGTTCTGGCGCAGGAGTGAGCGGAGAGCGGACGAGAAGGTATAGCCGCCCTCTTCGTTTACCTGCGTCTGCAGAATTCCGGAAAGTTGATATTCTATCGGGTCTTCGACGGTGATGATTTTTATCTCCGGCGTTTTGACAAAATCAATCAGGCTGTAGAGGGTTGTTGTCTTGCCGCTTCCGGTAGGACCGGTGTTTAAGATGATGCCGGTTGGTCTCTTGACACCGTCCAAGAGGTGGTGGAGCGTTTGCTCGCGGATGCCGATCGTATGAATGTCGAGTGCGACTGCGCCGCGATTTAAGAGTCGCATCACGACGGTTTCGCCGAAGCCGCCGAGAATGATAGAGACGCGAATGTCGAATTTCTGCTCGCTCGTTCCGGTAAGGGGTGATTCGGTCTTGACCATGAATCGACTATCTCGAATGCCGGCGCGCTCTTCGGTACGGAGTCCGGAGAGCAGTTTAATATCACCGAGAATCGATGGATATTCATTCATGGGGAGTGTTGCGACAGTTTGGAGGACGCCGTCGATACGGAAGCGAACATCGACGGAATTTTCCTGCGGTTCGATATGAATGTCATTGGCATTGGTGATGAGTGCGCCGGAGAAAATATATTTGAGTGCTTCGCGTTGCTCAGCTTCTTCGACGAGCGCGCTGAAATGTTCGAACGAGTCGAGGCTCTTCTCTGTCTCCTTGAGAATCATGTCTTCAATCGGGAAGGCGCGGGCAAGTGTTTGTGACATGAGTTCGTCGTACATGTCTTCGAGGAATTCGGTTTGTCCGGTGACGCGCCAGACTTCATCGAGCGAGGTGTCACCGGTAATCGCCTTCAAGATGCCGTCTTGCGCCATGGTGACCATGCCATCCTCGAGAGCCTCTTTCATGATGTCGTTCTCGCTTGCGAGCGAGACGATTTTTTCAGTGATAGCATCGGAGATGGTGAGGACCTCGAAGATACCAATACGACCTTTGTAGCCAGTACCATTGCAATGAAGACATCCCTTTGGTCTCCAGAGACTCTGTATTTCCTTTGGAATGTCTATCTTTGCTTTGGGGGAGATGAGTGAAAGTATCTCTTTGAGGGAATTCGATGTTTCTTTGGCGGGTTCGTAGGATTCTTTGCATTCGGGACAGAGGATGCGGACAAGGCGCTGAGCGATGAAGGCGTTTACGGCATTGGGAATCGTATTGGGACGCACACCCATTTCGATGAGGCGCGCAACACTGCCAGCGGCGTTGTTGGTGTGGAGAGTCGAGAGGACGAGGTGACCGGTGAGCCCGGCATTCACGGCGATATTCGCAGTTTCGTCATCGCGGATTTCACCGACCAGTATCACATCCGGATCCTGACGGACGATGGAGCGAAGTCCCATGGCGAAGGTATAGTTCCGACTTCTTGATACCTGTGTCTGTGTAATGTTGGGAATTTCATATTCTATCGGGTCTTCGATAGTGATGATTTTTGTTTCGGGAGTGTTGAGCTTGCGGAGTATGGCGTAGAGGGTCGTGGTCTTGCCGCTTCCTGTGGGGCCGGTATTGAGGACGATGCCAGTTGGCTTTTGGAAGGCGCGCTCGACTTGTTCGTAGGCGAGACCGCGGAGCCCAAGTATGGAGATATCTTGCAGGGCGGTTTCTTGATCGAGGAGTCGCATGACGAGACTCTCGCCGAAGTTGCCCGGTATACTCGAGACGCGGATGTCTATTTTCCGTGAATCGAGATTGAGCGAGAAATGCCCGTCTTGGGATTTGTCTCGGATATTGAGTTTCATTTTTCCAAGCATCTTGACGCGCGAGAGGAGGAGAGGATAGATACTCCCGGGAAAGCGCCCAATGTCTTGGAGGACGCCGTCGATTCGGTAGCGAAGTCGAATCTCATTTTTTTCTTCCGGTTCGAGATGAATGTCGCTTGCGCGGAGTTTGATGGCGCCGACCATGACGGTTTCGAGTACCTGCGTTGTGGGAATTTCGAGAATGCGATTTTTGAGGGCGAGAAGATTGCCAAATTCTTGTTCGAATTTTTCTAGGTCATTATCAGAGAGATTGACTTTGAGATGATCGAGATAGTCGAGGAAGAGTGGTTTTTTGTAGACATTCCAGGCGTGTTCGAGTGAAGGACGTGAAGCAACATAAAGCTTGGCAGTAAGTCCTTCACGCTCTTCGAATGCTCGGAGATAGTCGAGTGCTTTTTGGTTATCGGGGTCGAGAATGGCGACGCGAATTTCTTTACCCCGTTTTTGAAAAAGGGCGATGCCAAGTGATGTGGCGTCTCCTTCGGGAATGATTGATGCACGCTCTGTGTCGATGGGGAAAATATGCAAGTCAACGTAGGGGAGCCGCGCTCCATGAGCGAGCGCAGCGGCTTCGCTTTCTTCCGAAGAACGCTTGAGGGTGGTGAGAATTTTGGCGGTTTGCTGTTCGCGTTCGTCACGGAAATCTGCGGGTGAGGCATTGCGAGGAAGAACTTTGACCATAGACGTGAGACAGAAGAGAAATATGTCTCAAGTATACCACGGATTTTTCCTTGCTATCGTGCTGGTTGCAATTTTTCAAGCATGAGCGTCTCTGCTTCTTCGAGGGACGCAGTGGGAAGAGAAATATCGAGCGTATCGTTTCGAAGTTTTGATTCTGGAAAATGCTCGGCTATCTCTGAGAGGAGATTGTTGGTGTGACACTTGAGCAGGGCCCGTGTCTGTGTGGGCGACTCGGCAGACAGAATCATGAAAAGTGAACCAACAGAAGAATGGTGACGAATTTTTTCGAGAATAAGGGGAAGATCTTCGAGACGCGACCGGGACTGGACGATGTCGTCTGGCGTGACGCGCGCCCACATGAGCCGGCGCTCTTCATTCCATTTGAGTCCTGCCATGACGCGTCCCCAGAGCTTGAGGAGGGAGAGCGGTTGCGTGTTGACGAGACGGAAAATGATATCGTGCTGATCAGCACCCTTGTCCATGAGGCGTGATGCAGCACCGAGCGCACTTGGGGAGAGATTCTTCTTCTGAAAGCTCTCTGTGCCGAGGACGATACCGGCAAGCAAGAGCCCTGCGACGCGAGCATCGAGGTGCTTCCCGTCTATTTTTTCGAGGAGCGTTGTCGCTGTTTCACTTGTTGATGATGTGGTGATATCGATGATGTTGACCTGTCCGAAGCGATCGTTTTCGGCATGATGATCGATGGTGATTATGGGAACTTCGTAGAAGATGTCTGGATTGGTTTCGAATATCTTTCCGAGTGATTCTTTGTCTGGTGCCCCGACAGTGATGGCGAGGTCAAAGGAGAACTTGGCTGGAACGAATGAAAAGTCTCGCGGATCAATCGAGCCTTTTTCTGGCGTGATGAAGATGTTGTATTCGCTTTCGCCGCGCTCGGTTCGGACAGAGACGATGTCGTTGTGTTCGGTGTTGAAGGAGAGGATGAACTCGCGCACGCCTGAAATGGAAGGAAGTATGTGTTCGGGCGGCTTGAGAAAGCCGAAAGGTTCTGCGATAGCAGTTATGCCACTGCCGGCGATGGTGACCTCTTTGCCAATGTTTTCGAGAAAGGCGCCGATGCCAGACGCTGCGCCGAAGGCATCGCCACTTGCGTGTTCGGGGACGAGGATGAGGATGTTTGTGGACTTCTCGATGAGTTCTTTGACTTGGAGTTCGGGAGGGAGGGACATAGACAGAATATTCGGAGATGAAAGGGAGAGTATAGGGTGTGTACAGAGAAGATTGTAAGATGTGTGTTTTATTGCACTCTCGCGAACTTCTAAGAGCCTGTTAAGAAAGTCTGTTTTTCAGAAAAAAAATGTTTTTTTACTTGTCTCCGCTTGCTCCGAAAGCCGCAAAAAACATTTTTTTCTGAAAAACAGTGCGAGAAGTACGTCCTTTCGATATTTCTTTAACAGACTCTAAGATACTCAAACCTAGCAGAGAAGCCGAAAGCGGTCAAATATCACGAGGGTATTCGATGTCTGTCACTCTTGACAAACGGAATTTGGAATGATACAGTGCAAATGTTCTTTGAAAAGCGACAGAAAAATAGAAAGATGTTACAGTTTCTACCCTCGCCGAGTCGGTGATGTTGGGACGATATTTCTCTCTTTTTGAGGGCGATACGCATGAGCTTTTGTCCAAAAGAGGGAAATGGTCGTTTCAACAGCGGCAATCCCTGAACCGCATCTTTCGGGGAAATGAGGAGAAGAAGATGAACAATCTGGGTGAAGAGTTTCTTCCTGAAGAATGGGGGTATAGGGAAGGAGATGTTCCTTTGGGCTGCTTTATGTCTCCAGATTGGCCAACAGCGTCAATGTGTCTGGCTCAGGGTCTTCGTATTGTTTCTTGCGAAGGCATAGGTCTTGGTGGACTTGCCAAAGAGAATAACGAGGGCTCTCTACTACCCCTCAGAGAGGGAGAATGAGGTGGCAACAAAAGAAATGAAAAGAAAGTATAGTCCAGGGCGCAGGTGTTGCGAATGCAACAATCTCCTTGGAGGTTGGAATCCTACAGACAAGTGCTATTCACACGCCGCGTCAAAGGATTCAAGGGGGCGAGCTGGTATGCAGCAGCTGTCTAAAGTAAGACGGTGGCCGCATCTTCCGGCGGATCCTTGGTAGTATAATAATATTGCAAAAACCCTCCCAAGCTCGCATACTTGAGAGGGTTGCTTTTTTCTCTATGCAGGTATTTCACTCACAATCCGCAGAGGAACTTCGGGAATTGGGGGCGAGGTTTGCTCAAGAGGTTCATCCGGGCATTGTGGCGCTGTCGGGAGAGCTTGGTGCAGGGAAGACGACATTTGCGCAGGGGTTCCTTGCGGGCATGGGAGCAACGAAGCCTTTTACAAGCCCGACATTTGTCATCATGAAGCAGTACGATC
Proteins encoded:
- a CDS encoding type II/IV secretion system protein translates to MVKVLPRNASPADFRDEREQQTAKILTTLKRSSEESEAAALAHGARLPYVDLHIFPIDTERASIIPEGDATSLGIALFQKRGKEIRVAILDPDNQKALDYLRAFEEREGLTAKLYVASRPSLEHAWNVYKKPLFLDYLDHLKVNLSDNDLEKFEQEFGNLLALKNRILEIPTTQVLETVMVGAIKLRASDIHLEPEEKNEIRLRYRIDGVLQDIGRFPGSIYPLLLSRVKMLGKMKLNIRDKSQDGHFSLNLDSRKIDIRVSSIPGNFGESLVMRLLDQETALQDISILGLRGLAYEQVERAFQKPTGIVLNTGPTGSGKTTTLYAILRKLNTPETKIITIEDPIEYEIPNITQTQVSRSRNYTFAMGLRSIVRQDPDVILVGEIRDDETANIAVNAGLTGHLVLSTLHTNNAAGSVARLIEMGVRPNTIPNAVNAFIAQRLVRILCPECKESYEPAKETSNSLKEILSLISPKAKIDIPKEIQSLWRPKGCLHCNGTGYKGRIGIFEVLTISDAITEKIVSLASENDIMKEALEDGMVTMAQDGILKAITGDTSLDEVWRVTGQTEFLEDMYDELMSQTLARAFPIEDMILKETEKSLDSFEHFSALVEEAEQREALKYIFSGALITNANDIHIEPQENSVDVRFRIDGVLQTVATLPMNEYPSILGDIKLLSGLRTEERAGIRDSRFMVKTESPLTGTSEQKFDIRVSIILGGFGETVVMRLLNRGAVALDIHTIGIREQTLHHLLDGVKRPTGIILNTGPTGSGKTTTLYSLIDFVKTPEIKIITVEDPIEYQLSGILQTQVNEEGGYTFSSALRSLLRQNPNIVMIGEIRDDETAEIAFQAALTGHLVIATLHTNNAAGSIPRLISMGVRPDDIVNAGGTYMAQRLVRRLCDCKKKAPLDGEIRETVSKVLGMFNEKSAIVVPEIPSEHWVAGSCEKCNGTGYKKRLVLSEVLELDKEIQHLIMSGALNIELEEKAIQNGMITMLMDGVLQALEGETSLDEVLRVVHP